One Penaeus monodon isolate SGIC_2016 chromosome 42, NSTDA_Pmon_1, whole genome shotgun sequence genomic window, GAGTGCAAGGATTTAAGCAATAAATATCTAATACATGTACATCATTACAAAAATAGAAGGGTACTAAGCATTGGACCAGAATAATCTGACAATACATAGATACTATGAATATGAAAATGGCTGCTTGGATTGAATTAcaattaattacaataaatagATTCTTAatgtggaaataaataaaatataggatTATATTACTATGATTTGCACAATAAATAGGTTATCTCTGAAttaaatatcacaaataaatactaaaaatacatggaaatatacaaaaagtgtgtgtgtataaatatgcatttacatatcatgcaggtatgtttgtttgtgtgcttgtttgtttgttggtatgaatgaatgtatgcatgtcttTATCCTAGATACTTGAACGAAATACCACAAGTATTTCAGTTGAATATCCTAAGATACTGGAGATAAACATATCAGGTAACATCAGTATTTTGGATTCAACAACCGAACATTGATTCAGGAGTTGCAAGGCACCATCTGATACAGCACACTGTCGTTGTTTGTCTCAGGAACGAGGGAGATGCCGGTCGGGCTGGATGACAGATAGAGCCCTGAAATTCAGAAAATTTTATTCCATGAGTCATTCTGTTTAGCAAGCGGATTTACATATCATAATGTGTAAATATTTCTGCGCGATTGTAGTCTTGTAATTCCGTTTCAGTTGTGAAACTACACGTGCGCATTACTAGGCGGAAAACATTTATATGAGTTTACGTTAAAAAGATTAAGTATATCCGTTTTCTACGTATTGCCATTACCATGGCAACTGTTTGTAACGCATGTCTGCAAGGCGCTGATCACATTCCTCGGTTTTGAAATACTTAactaatgcacacacataattacaaaCTTCAGAAAtaccaaacatacaaaacaactaAGTCAGACAACTAATGCACAGACACCGAGAAAAGTACTGTTCAGTCGCTGCTTTCTGAGTGTTTGATAAAATTGTTACAATTAACTCTGTGTAATTCTCTGATTCACAAGATCTCACCTGACTGGATGTGCTTGATCCTCGTGTGCATGTCTCCTGGGTTATTGGTCAGCAGGAAGAAGCGGTCGTCGATCGCTTGCACTGTCATGAGGTCACTGCTCGATCCTTGCTGTAGCGGAAGGGATAAACAATGTTAATGGTCGGTTAGGAAGAATTTTTCAACTTCTTGttagaaaaatatagatgaattaatatatttatatgattgcaTAAATTGGTAATGTGTAATGTATAAGGTAAGATTggcatatattaattaaataacttTTCTGTTGAGAAAATCCATTCTTGGTGGAGAGAAATGTCAATACTACTGACCAGGCTACACTATCTATGCATTAATTTCGATTTCccaagagatgagaagaaagaagaagagaaagcaaggaaaacagaagacctgcgagtaaaaaaaaataggtgcacaagaaataaaaaagagagaaattaaaaaaaaaaaaaaaatagacgaaaaaaaacagaaaaagagaaacaagaaaaatacgacaaaaaatagaaatagagatgaaCACTCACCACAAGGGAAACCGAGCCCCCTGTCGCCTTGATGAATTTCCCTCCGAGTGGACTCTCCAGCACGATCACGCCGTTGCCTTCCGGGTAGGGCGTCGACGGGTTAAATGTATGGAAGGTGAAGCATACTGCGataaggatgggagagagaacaCGTTAATTAAAGAGTTGATAATGGGGAAATGTTTGCTggaaaaattatcattttcaataggtctaacgagagaagagagagagagagagagagagagagagagagagagagagagagagagagagagagagagagagagagagagagagagagagagagagagagagagaggaaaagaaagaattttgATAGTCAAAGactaagagaaaaagaatgagacctaaacagagagacaaaattAAAAGGAGAGAACGacagatataaaacaaaatagaaaaagaaaatacatagagaaaataatagaaagaaacagCCGCAGaagaatagaaagacagagacgaggatacacagacagacagaaggagagagagcaacagaaagAGGGCTACGGAGGGCGCAGCCGAGCCTCCACCTACCCGTCTCCGAGTCGTGCTGCAGCCCGACGGCCAGGGCGGCCCCGTCGGCCGTCACCTGCAGGAAGTTCGCTTGGTCGCCCTTCAGCCTCAGCTTCAAGGAGCCGCTGGAGCCGTAGGACACGCTGCGGGAGGAGGCGCCGGCGGATCCTGAGGCGAGGGGATGGGGATCGATTAGAAGATGGAATGGTATCCTTGcagttgggatatatatatatatatatatatatatatatatatatatatatatatatatatatatatatatatatatattgtatattgtatatatttgtctacTGGCCGTGAAAGTTTTGTTTCCAAAGACAAGCATTTTTCTAACATTAATATACTGTGATTTTATATTTGTTAGGTTTCTTGCGATCTCTTATCACCAGTAAGGCTAAGGctgtcattatcacatcattatcactgtcgctgttactatttatcattaccactaaCATGAATCTAGATCGAAAACCtaaagaacaaataaatgaataaatactcaCGTCTGACACGATGTCTTTCCTCCGAGACAGCTGACATGATCAGGTTCTGCAAAGGGAAAACAGGGcgttaggaaaagggaaaacgggcaaGAATTGAAGACAAGACACGCACGCAGGCAGGACAATCGAGGCACTGTCACACCCTCCAGGACAGAGGCCGGCAGGTGTGGccgggaggggcagggggggagaatgtggaagggggggaggagggaggagggaggaaggaggagggggaacgaacaggaagaaagagagaaggaagagagagagagagagagagagagagaacgagagagagagagaacgaagagagagagagaagagagagagagagagaaaaaagagagaacgaagaagagagagagagaacgaggagagagagagaaagagaagaga contains:
- the LOC119599047 gene encoding uncharacterized protein LOC119599047, with protein sequence MVVPEMNLEFPFSSNLIMSAVSEERHRVRRSAGASSRSVSYGSSGSLKLRLKGDQANFLQVTADGAALAVGLQHDSETVCFTFHTFNPSTPYPEGNGVIVLESPLGGKFIKATGGSVSLVQGSSSDLMTVQAIDDRFFLLTNNPGDMHTRIKHIQSGLYLSSSPTGISLVPETNNDSVLYQMVPCNS